The following are from one region of the Gemmatimonadota bacterium genome:
- the pilO gene encoding type 4a pilus biogenesis protein PilO — MPGVDFRDPSVQVAGLVVLVSLTVAYLFFAGSLFPFGYAVRSAEITLLEEEYEKLSADLVKGTQSVGRLSEAKVRYEKVSAMWEETRRLLPEKTEMAPLLSQMTLAGQRAGIEFLHFEPKPARPKEVYSEHPVAVRVQGGYHEVGEFLGRVSNLPRIVNIASMKLKTVRDPLDPEAGEEVEAELELAAYTLLSEGERERLRARANGGGRR; from the coding sequence ATGCCGGGAGTGGACTTCAGAGATCCGAGCGTTCAGGTCGCGGGGTTGGTCGTGCTGGTTTCGCTGACCGTCGCGTATCTCTTCTTCGCGGGATCCCTCTTCCCGTTCGGTTATGCCGTGCGGAGCGCCGAGATCACGCTTCTGGAGGAGGAGTACGAGAAGCTCTCGGCAGATCTTGTGAAGGGGACGCAGAGCGTCGGACGCCTTTCGGAGGCGAAGGTGCGATACGAGAAGGTCTCTGCCATGTGGGAGGAGACGCGGCGACTTCTTCCCGAGAAGACGGAGATGGCGCCACTTCTGTCGCAGATGACGCTGGCGGGACAGCGGGCAGGGATTGAGTTCCTCCACTTTGAACCGAAACCGGCCCGTCCGAAGGAAGTGTACTCGGAGCATCCCGTGGCTGTGCGAGTGCAGGGTGGCTATCACGAAGTCGGGGAGTTCCTGGGTCGCGTGAGCAACCTCCCGAGAATCGTAAATATCGCTTCCATGAAGCTGAAGACTGTTCGCGATCCGCTGGATCCGGAAGCGGGCGAAGAAGTAGAGGCGGAACTGGAACTGGCGGCGTACACGCTTCTGTCGGAGGGGGAGCG